One genomic segment of Pseudodesulfovibrio sp. JC047 includes these proteins:
- a CDS encoding HAMP domain-containing sensor histidine kinase — protein MTEPDWTAPDEASNLRDMDDANRMEYMIARIEAKLHDYTAYDFPMDQVRALNIFFDLAQEVRGRSMFYAICMAIPRLLLNIESSIYILEDEETFVLAGCSTGTCDLDSTRTWDHEFSNQPILSNDHLFIPIQSNPEYNDMLPFEPPHNILGMFEMFPCGSLTKHNRLFLEKFINRIGFQLHHRIIRAKNREHLNFIKSLVQDIGHNVIVPNMYFKLYFNRLKRQIEQLHLTTSDILARMNECGTQDCTTHGNRLARITTGIEAQYQEIYSHYETTSMFLETLLRRRHFEEGRYVLDKREVNLSQAVMVPLLERFRQRFEERGIEVDFSLGGAPDQVIRLVMDRGLISQVFDNLFSNALKYTETATLPDGRRGKFISYGWKIIKDYYAPGSPGIRMWVASTGDPLELKNSMEVFKPGFRADNVTHQSGSGRGLYFVRQVVELHNGQVGYSHTDNSNQFYLILPFEQE, from the coding sequence ATGACCGAACCTGATTGGACAGCCCCGGACGAAGCGTCGAATCTTCGTGATATGGATGACGCCAATCGCATGGAATACATGATTGCCCGTATTGAAGCGAAGCTTCACGACTATACGGCTTACGACTTTCCCATGGATCAGGTCCGGGCTTTGAACATCTTTTTCGATCTCGCACAGGAAGTCCGAGGTCGATCCATGTTCTACGCGATATGTATGGCCATTCCCCGGTTGCTCCTCAACATCGAATCCAGCATCTACATCCTTGAAGACGAAGAAACCTTCGTCCTGGCCGGATGTTCGACCGGCACCTGCGACCTGGACTCGACCAGAACATGGGATCACGAATTTTCGAACCAACCGATCTTGTCAAATGACCATCTTTTCATCCCCATTCAGAGCAACCCGGAATACAACGACATGTTGCCTTTTGAGCCACCTCACAACATTCTGGGCATGTTTGAAATGTTTCCTTGCGGTTCATTGACCAAACACAACCGTCTTTTTCTGGAAAAATTCATCAACAGAATAGGCTTTCAACTCCATCACCGGATCATCCGTGCAAAAAACCGCGAACATCTCAATTTCATCAAATCGCTGGTGCAGGACATCGGGCACAACGTCATTGTGCCAAACATGTATTTCAAACTCTATTTCAACCGACTAAAACGGCAGATCGAACAGCTTCACCTGACCACGTCCGACATATTGGCCCGCATGAATGAATGCGGCACCCAGGACTGCACAACACACGGCAACCGGCTTGCCAGAATTACCACGGGCATTGAAGCGCAGTATCAGGAAATCTACAGCCACTATGAAACCACTTCCATGTTTCTGGAAACCCTGCTTCGACGGCGGCACTTTGAAGAAGGCCGATATGTTCTGGACAAACGAGAAGTGAATCTTTCCCAAGCCGTGATGGTCCCGCTGCTCGAACGGTTCCGACAACGATTCGAAGAACGTGGCATTGAGGTTGATTTTTCACTCGGCGGCGCACCGGATCAAGTCATCAGACTCGTCATGGATCGAGGGCTGATCTCCCAGGTTTTTGACAACCTGTTTTCCAACGCGCTCAAATACACTGAAACAGCCACACTCCCGGATGGGCGACGCGGAAAATTCATTTCGTATGGGTGGAAAATCATCAAGGATTATTACGCTCCCGGCAGTCCGGGTATCCGCATGTGGGTAGCCTCGACCGGCGACCCATTAGAACTCAAGAACTCCATGGAAGTCTTCAAACCAGGATTTCGCGCCGACAACGTTACCCATCAAAGCGGCTCTGGGCGTGGGCTGTACTTTGTCAGGCAAGTGGTGGAACTGCACAACGGACAAGTTGGCTACTCGCACACCGACAACAGCAACCAGTTCTACTTGATTCTGCCGTTTGAACAGGAATAA
- a CDS encoding AI-2E family transporter — MFDSNTPYTLDRVVRLILGVGFFIGLVWLLGFLSSALVPFVAALLMAYLLNPLTCFYEKYVKNRGVAVLLTMVTLIGAFAGIVVLIVPMMINEFVQMGTVLSQLLSDSEFANKVAEHLPPDLWNWVRETLENPDIKDLFTSAGATKVAKSALQTVVPGITGVAMGALNAVLGLIGLFVIVLYLIFLLADFGKIKESWQTYLPKQYRQGITGFLSEFEKTMSQYFRGQILVCLIVGVLMSGGFMLIGLPLGLVLGMLIGVLNIAPYLGVAGAVPAVLLGALDSLESGESVWVGIGLVVLVMTVVQIIQDGFLVPKIQGESLGLSPWLILLSLSVWGKLLGFLGLLIALPMTCLCLSYYRRMLASRE, encoded by the coding sequence ATGTTTGATTCCAATACGCCCTATACGTTGGACAGGGTTGTTCGTCTTATTCTTGGAGTCGGTTTTTTTATAGGACTGGTCTGGCTTCTCGGATTTTTGTCAAGCGCGCTGGTGCCGTTTGTCGCGGCTTTGCTCATGGCGTATTTGTTGAATCCATTGACCTGTTTCTATGAAAAATACGTGAAAAATCGCGGTGTAGCCGTCTTGTTGACCATGGTGACGCTGATTGGTGCGTTTGCCGGAATCGTGGTGCTGATTGTGCCCATGATGATCAATGAGTTCGTCCAGATGGGCACGGTGCTTTCACAGCTGCTTTCTGATTCCGAATTTGCCAACAAGGTTGCAGAACATCTGCCGCCGGATTTGTGGAATTGGGTGCGGGAAACCCTGGAAAACCCGGATATCAAGGACCTGTTTACGTCTGCGGGGGCAACAAAAGTTGCCAAAAGCGCGCTTCAAACCGTGGTGCCGGGCATCACCGGCGTTGCCATGGGCGCATTGAATGCGGTGCTCGGCCTGATCGGCCTTTTCGTCATTGTTTTGTACTTGATCTTTTTGCTGGCTGATTTTGGAAAGATCAAGGAATCCTGGCAGACCTACCTCCCGAAACAGTATCGCCAGGGAATCACGGGCTTTCTCAGTGAATTCGAAAAGACCATGAGTCAGTATTTTCGAGGACAGATTCTGGTGTGCCTCATTGTTGGCGTGCTCATGTCCGGGGGATTCATGCTCATCGGGCTGCCGTTGGGACTGGTGCTGGGAATGCTCATCGGTGTCTTGAATATTGCACCCTATCTCGGAGTGGCCGGGGCGGTCCCTGCCGTGCTGCTGGGGGCACTTGACTCGTTGGAATCCGGTGAATCCGTTTGGGTGGGTATCGGGCTTGTGGTGCTTGTCATGACAGTTGTTCAGATCATTCAGGATGGCTTTCTCGTCCCCAAGATTCAGGGCGAAAGCCTTGGCCTGTCTCCCTGGCTCATTCTGCTTTCCCTGTCGGTTTGGGGAAAACTTCTTGGCTTCCTCGGTCTGCTTATCGCGTTACCCATGACCTGCCTGTGCCTGTCGTACTATCGACGGATGCTCGCCAGCCGCGAGTAG
- the serB gene encoding phosphoserine phosphatase SerB, with translation MEKIILIHVTGGDRPGLTSELSDVLAGYNVDVLDIGQVVIHNFLTLGILIRLPANSQPVLKDLLFKAHEMGVTMKLHPQSEKDYSDWVGEAHKPRHIITLLARSVSSEQVAAITRVVHDSGMNIDTIHRLSGRVPLDCNDYECARGCVEFTVRGTPADIGTIRSRFLEISSELMVDIAFQEDNIFRRNRRLVCFDMDSTLIQAEVIDELAKEAGVGAEVAAITESAMRGELDFKQSLRKRLSLLKGLDESVLEKVAARLPMTEGAEKLISNLKNVGYKIAILSGGFTYFGDILKKRFGIDYVYANELEIKDGMLTGKAVGDIVDAERKATLLQTIADQEGIALQQVIAVGDGANDLPMLNLAGLGIAYHAKPKVKKGARQSISTLGLDAILYLIGVRDHEVL, from the coding sequence ATGGAAAAAATCATCTTGATTCATGTGACAGGTGGCGATCGGCCCGGATTGACGTCGGAATTGTCTGACGTTCTGGCCGGGTATAATGTCGATGTGCTGGATATCGGCCAGGTCGTCATTCATAATTTTTTGACACTTGGAATCCTGATTCGGCTTCCGGCAAATTCTCAGCCCGTGCTGAAGGATCTGTTGTTCAAGGCCCATGAGATGGGGGTGACCATGAAATTGCACCCGCAGTCTGAGAAAGACTATTCGGATTGGGTGGGCGAAGCGCATAAACCCCGGCATATCATTACGCTGCTGGCCCGGTCGGTTTCGTCGGAACAGGTCGCAGCCATTACCCGGGTCGTTCACGATTCCGGCATGAATATCGATACTATCCATCGACTGTCCGGACGGGTTCCACTGGATTGTAATGATTATGAATGTGCTCGTGGGTGTGTCGAATTTACCGTGCGCGGCACGCCAGCGGATATCGGGACTATTCGGTCTCGGTTTCTTGAAATTTCTTCGGAATTGATGGTGGATATCGCGTTTCAGGAAGACAATATTTTTCGTCGGAACCGACGGTTGGTCTGTTTCGATATGGATTCAACACTGATTCAGGCCGAGGTCATCGACGAGTTGGCCAAAGAGGCCGGAGTGGGTGCTGAGGTCGCAGCGATCACGGAATCTGCCATGCGTGGCGAATTGGATTTCAAACAGAGCTTGCGCAAACGGTTATCGCTTCTCAAGGGACTGGACGAGTCCGTGCTTGAAAAGGTCGCGGCTCGGTTGCCTATGACCGAGGGCGCGGAAAAGCTTATATCAAACCTGAAAAACGTGGGATATAAGATTGCGATTTTGTCAGGTGGTTTCACGTATTTCGGGGACATTCTCAAAAAACGTTTCGGCATCGATTACGTGTACGCCAACGAGCTTGAAATCAAGGACGGCATGTTGACCGGCAAGGCCGTCGGGGACATCGTGGACGCCGAGAGAAAGGCGACGTTGCTCCAGACCATTGCGGATCAGGAAGGCATTGCCCTGCAACAGGTCATTGCGGTCGGCGATGGGGCCAATGATTTGCCGATGTTGAATCTGGCAGGGCTGGGCATTGCGTATCACGCCAAACCGAAAGTAAAGAAAGGTGCGCGACAATCCATTTCGACTCTCGGACTGGATGCGATCTTGTACCTTATTGGCGTTCGAGATCACGAAGTCCTGTAG
- a CDS encoding efflux RND transporter periplasmic adaptor subunit — protein sequence MKKIIFILIAVLLTGGGVWYFNAGQSTGKIKVIKTSVVQRGDVSKVLEATGIVKAQVGAQVKIGAQATGVLESVPVKVGDRVKKGDLIAEIDSRELRARIAEGRANLRLAQAKLEYMEKNLPRKRSLVTQKLEAQDALDVAYQDAEIARHTVASSRAKLRILEVQLSYTKIHSPIDGVVSQVAAQEGETIVSGLSVSNLITVLDPTKLEMWIYVDETDVGRVKDGLPVLYTVDAFRNRVFKGTVDRIYPEPEIRDNIVYYRTLVTVSPEESKWLRPEMTTQCKIIVQTKKDVLTVPNTALKWVRNRQVCFRVDGPATEPVEVAPKLGLVGLQTSEILEGLSEGDTVATQLVLPGAKVGKKGL from the coding sequence ATGAAAAAAATCATCTTCATTCTCATCGCCGTTCTCTTGACCGGAGGAGGCGTCTGGTATTTCAATGCAGGTCAATCCACGGGGAAGATCAAGGTCATCAAGACGTCTGTCGTCCAGCGTGGGGATGTTTCAAAGGTCTTGGAAGCCACGGGTATTGTGAAAGCCCAGGTCGGTGCGCAGGTCAAGATCGGTGCCCAGGCCACGGGTGTCCTTGAATCCGTTCCCGTGAAGGTCGGTGATCGGGTCAAGAAGGGTGATCTCATTGCAGAAATCGATTCGCGGGAATTGCGTGCTCGTATCGCCGAGGGGCGGGCCAATTTGCGATTAGCTCAGGCCAAGCTCGAATATATGGAAAAGAATTTGCCGAGAAAGCGGTCCTTGGTCACGCAAAAGCTTGAAGCGCAGGACGCATTGGATGTGGCCTATCAGGATGCTGAAATCGCTCGACATACTGTCGCATCATCCCGGGCCAAACTGCGAATTCTCGAAGTGCAGCTTTCCTACACCAAAATTCATTCCCCCATCGACGGGGTGGTCAGTCAAGTCGCGGCCCAAGAGGGCGAAACCATTGTTTCCGGTCTGTCTGTTTCCAATCTGATCACGGTTCTCGATCCCACCAAATTGGAAATGTGGATTTACGTGGATGAAACCGATGTCGGTCGGGTCAAAGACGGATTGCCTGTCCTGTATACCGTCGATGCCTTCCGCAACCGGGTTTTCAAAGGCACGGTTGATCGAATTTATCCTGAACCGGAAATTCGTGACAATATTGTATATTATCGGACACTTGTGACGGTTTCTCCGGAAGAATCCAAATGGTTGCGGCCAGAAATGACGACCCAGTGTAAGATCATCGTCCAGACCAAGAAGGATGTGCTGACAGTGCCCAACACCGCGCTCAAGTGGGTCAGAAATCGACAGGTCTGTTTCAGGGTGGACGGGCCGGCGACCGAGCCGGTGGAAGTCGCGCCAAAACTCGGGTTGGTGGGATTGCAGACCAGTGAAATTCTTGAAGGCCTGTCCGAAGGCGATACCGTGGCCACCCAGTTGGTCCTGCCCGGCGCCAAGGTCGGCAAGAAGGGGCTGTAG
- a CDS encoding YkgJ family cysteine cluster protein: protein MSEFHRLKGAFRRFRAIVLGRDVEIVGHCRMCGRCCRKILLKSDDHWLKKETEFTELCQADPLLVRFRIMGRNPSGFLLFECARLGKDNICTEYESRPALCSNYPTKSLYYHGGWLRDDCGFSFQAVTFRDVFMRRKSWRKPKFADVLRGQIEQDKDKRTL, encoded by the coding sequence ATGTCGGAATTTCATCGATTGAAAGGTGCTTTTCGCCGTTTCAGGGCTATCGTTCTGGGCCGGGATGTCGAAATTGTTGGACACTGTCGGATGTGTGGCAGATGTTGCAGGAAAATTCTGTTGAAAAGTGACGACCATTGGCTGAAAAAGGAGACGGAATTTACTGAATTGTGTCAGGCAGACCCGCTCCTCGTTCGTTTTCGGATCATGGGACGAAATCCGTCCGGCTTTTTGCTGTTCGAATGTGCCAGGCTCGGGAAGGACAATATTTGCACAGAGTATGAATCTCGTCCTGCTTTGTGTAGTAATTATCCGACCAAGTCGCTATATTACCACGGCGGATGGTTGCGTGACGACTGTGGCTTTTCATTTCAAGCAGTGACCTTTCGCGATGTTTTCATGCGTCGTAAATCGTGGAGAAAACCCAAATTTGCCGACGTGTTGCGTGGACAGATTGAACAGGACAAGGATAAGCGGACTTTATGA
- a CDS encoding polymer-forming cytoskeletal protein, which yields MGFFSKKTTNHSELNAFLGVGTEYHGKLDFVGTVRIDGRFEGEISTDGDLVLGRKAVVTGTIRVGKLTSCGHITGDVVVQERTVLEKTSVLNGSLSTTVLVVEKGAVVEGSVAMGTAAVTAVNPKVVAGDFGGHTSHEVESEPVVGKTGSDDSKA from the coding sequence ATGGGTTTTTTTTCAAAGAAAACGACAAATCATTCTGAGTTGAACGCCTTTTTGGGTGTTGGCACCGAATATCATGGAAAACTCGATTTTGTAGGAACGGTTCGTATCGACGGTCGTTTCGAGGGCGAAATTTCCACTGACGGTGATTTGGTTTTGGGCCGGAAGGCGGTTGTCACTGGCACTATTCGTGTTGGGAAATTGACGTCTTGCGGGCATATTACTGGTGATGTTGTGGTCCAGGAACGAACCGTGCTGGAAAAGACGTCTGTTTTGAACGGCAGTCTCTCCACGACCGTGTTGGTTGTGGAAAAGGGCGCGGTGGTTGAAGGATCGGTGGCCATGGGCACGGCTGCGGTGACAGCGGTCAATCCCAAGGTTGTGGCTGGAGATTTTGGCGGCCACACATCGCATGAAGTCGAGTCCGAACCTGTTGTCGGCAAAACCGGATCAGATGATTCCAAAGCATAA
- a CDS encoding diguanylate cyclase has protein sequence MDKRFNATRPDGDTPKILLVEDSQFFASIVLRRIQEDLGFQVDWEKTYAEATAAIDCCKQSYLLALLDLNLPDAPNGEIIQYATTHAIPSLIFTAGIDNDFRSNLITWSVADYVLKDSEDCVDTLLQIIRRIEKNRHIKVLVAEDSKSMRHAVVRLLETQLFQVFTAKDGIEALKTLTQYPDIKLVITDYDMPRMGGFELIQTLRKSHSKNDLGVIAISASDDPLLSAKLIKSGADDFIPKPFQVEEFHYRVRHVVEMLEHIELIRDLSYKDPLTKLSNRRFFFENADQFVDEARQKGLAVTVAMLDIDFFKRVNDTYGHHGGDVVLQHLSAMIRAEFAHNALTSRFGGEEFCILLSHTKDEDIGTRFDAFRLAVETTMIQVDSQTVQITISTGLSSESETVETMLKLADTRLYTAKETGRNRVIGKPPSANVRD, from the coding sequence ATGGATAAAAGATTTAACGCCACCAGACCCGACGGAGACACACCGAAAATCCTCCTTGTCGAAGACAGCCAATTTTTCGCATCTATAGTGCTGCGAAGGATACAAGAGGATCTTGGTTTCCAGGTTGACTGGGAAAAAACGTATGCCGAAGCAACCGCTGCAATCGACTGCTGCAAACAATCCTACCTGCTCGCCCTGCTCGATCTGAATCTGCCCGATGCCCCCAACGGGGAAATCATTCAGTACGCCACCACCCACGCGATCCCCAGTCTCATCTTCACCGCCGGGATAGATAATGATTTTCGCTCCAACCTCATCACCTGGAGCGTGGCTGACTATGTTCTCAAAGACTCAGAAGACTGTGTGGATACCCTGCTACAGATCATCCGACGCATTGAAAAAAATCGCCACATCAAGGTGCTGGTCGCCGAGGATTCCAAATCCATGCGGCATGCTGTCGTCCGGCTTCTCGAAACACAACTCTTTCAGGTGTTCACCGCCAAAGACGGCATTGAAGCTCTTAAAACCCTCACCCAATATCCAGACATCAAACTCGTCATCACGGATTATGACATGCCCAGAATGGGAGGATTCGAACTCATCCAGACCCTCCGAAAGAGCCATTCGAAAAACGACCTGGGCGTCATCGCCATATCAGCCAGTGACGACCCGCTGCTTTCGGCCAAACTCATCAAAAGCGGAGCGGACGACTTCATCCCCAAACCCTTCCAGGTCGAAGAATTCCACTACCGAGTCCGGCATGTCGTTGAAATGCTGGAACACATCGAACTGATTCGCGACCTTTCATACAAAGACCCGTTGACCAAACTCTCCAACCGTCGATTCTTTTTTGAAAACGCGGATCAATTTGTTGATGAAGCTCGGCAAAAAGGGCTGGCGGTCACCGTGGCAATGCTCGATATCGACTTTTTCAAGCGGGTCAACGATACCTATGGGCATCACGGTGGCGATGTGGTTCTCCAACATCTTTCGGCCATGATTCGGGCAGAATTTGCCCACAACGCCCTGACATCCCGCTTTGGGGGCGAAGAATTCTGCATTCTGCTCTCTCACACCAAGGATGAAGATATCGGCACCCGGTTTGACGCATTCCGACTCGCTGTCGAGACAACGATGATTCAAGTTGACTCCCAAACGGTTCAAATCACGATTTCGACAGGACTCAGCTCTGAATCGGAAACAGTGGAGACCATGCTCAAACTTGCAGACACCCGGCTTTATACCGCCAAGGAAACCGGACGGAATCGTGTGATTGGCAAACCGCCATCAGCAAACGTGCGCGATTAG
- the hflK gene encoding FtsH protease activity modulator HflK — protein sequence MNWDWEKLQKQQQGRPGGKPPNFDDFQEQFDKFKKFKLPGWKLIIPILIVLWIASGFYIVEPDEVGVVKQFGQFNRITTAGPNYHVPFPVESVLTPKVTQIRRIEFGFRSVGTARSTLQQSVSREVTEESLMLTGDENIVSVQFIVQYMIKDAEEYLFNVNDPEKTLAHASEAAMREIIGKGKIDDALTTGKQEIQAETRVLMQNILDLYETGLSIVAVQMQNVHPPAEVVDAFKDVASAREDKSRFINEAEAYQRDILPKARGEAAHIVNTAQAYKEGKIRQAQGDAARFLSVLTEYNKAKDITRKRMYLETVESILTNPGVEKLIMSNEALKQSVPYLPLERMPKRQAAPKAQN from the coding sequence ATGAATTGGGATTGGGAAAAATTACAAAAACAACAACAGGGGCGCCCTGGTGGGAAACCACCGAACTTTGATGACTTTCAGGAACAGTTTGATAAATTCAAAAAATTCAAACTGCCCGGTTGGAAACTCATCATACCAATTTTAATCGTCCTCTGGATTGCCAGCGGCTTCTACATTGTAGAACCCGATGAAGTGGGCGTGGTAAAACAATTTGGACAATTTAACCGCATTACGACTGCGGGTCCGAATTATCACGTTCCATTTCCTGTGGAAAGCGTGTTGACGCCCAAGGTCACCCAGATCAGACGCATTGAATTCGGTTTTCGCTCCGTGGGCACGGCGCGTAGCACCTTACAACAAAGTGTCAGCCGCGAGGTCACGGAAGAATCCCTGATGCTCACCGGCGACGAAAACATCGTGTCTGTTCAATTCATTGTTCAGTACATGATAAAAGACGCTGAAGAGTATCTCTTCAATGTCAATGATCCGGAAAAGACCTTGGCCCACGCCAGTGAAGCCGCCATGCGCGAAATCATCGGCAAAGGCAAAATTGACGATGCCCTGACCACCGGCAAACAGGAAATTCAGGCAGAAACCCGCGTCTTGATGCAGAACATCCTGGATCTCTATGAAACAGGTTTGTCCATCGTGGCCGTGCAAATGCAAAATGTCCATCCGCCGGCGGAAGTTGTGGACGCGTTCAAGGACGTGGCCAGTGCCCGCGAAGACAAAAGCCGCTTCATCAATGAAGCCGAAGCCTATCAGCGGGACATCCTGCCAAAGGCCCGAGGAGAAGCCGCGCATATTGTCAATACAGCTCAGGCATACAAGGAAGGAAAGATTCGCCAGGCACAGGGTGACGCTGCCCGGTTCCTGTCCGTCCTGACCGAATACAACAAAGCCAAGGACATCACGCGCAAGCGCATGTACCTTGAAACCGTTGAATCGATCCTGACCAACCCGGGAGTGGAAAAACTGATCATGTCCAACGAGGCACTCAAGCAATCCGTCCCCTACCTGCCCCTGGAGAGAATGCCGAAAAGGCAAGCCGCTCCCAAGGCACAGAATTAA
- the hflC gene encoding protease modulator HflC has translation MKKTTILFSILIIVGAFVVTSAAFTVDQTQTAIVIQLGRPVGDQALGPGLHFKMPVVQNVVFFDARILDFDARPEEITTTDKKYMNVDSYTKWRISDPLTFYTKVRTIQGARARLDDIVRSQLRVALGRYTLIEVVSHKRQEIMAAVTKSSKELLTPYGIEVLDVRIKRTDLPAENARSIFGRMKAERERQAKQYRSEGQEASARIKAEADKDRAIILADADKQAEITRGKGDAQATKIYADALSQSPDFYEFVRSMEAYRKSFTKNSRFILTPESPFLKYIQ, from the coding sequence ATGAAAAAAACTACGATTCTTTTCAGCATATTGATTATTGTCGGCGCCTTTGTTGTCACGTCAGCCGCCTTTACTGTTGACCAGACGCAAACCGCCATCGTCATTCAACTCGGCCGGCCGGTGGGCGATCAGGCCCTGGGACCCGGACTGCACTTCAAGATGCCCGTTGTCCAAAACGTGGTATTCTTTGACGCTCGGATTCTTGATTTCGACGCCAGACCCGAAGAAATCACCACGACCGACAAGAAGTACATGAATGTTGACTCCTACACCAAATGGCGCATCAGCGATCCGCTGACCTTCTATACCAAGGTCCGCACCATTCAGGGCGCACGAGCCAGGCTGGACGATATCGTCCGCTCTCAACTGCGTGTTGCCTTGGGACGCTACACGCTCATTGAAGTCGTTTCCCATAAACGTCAGGAAATCATGGCGGCCGTGACAAAAAGTTCCAAGGAACTGCTCACGCCGTATGGCATCGAAGTTCTTGATGTACGGATTAAACGGACTGACCTCCCGGCAGAAAACGCCCGTTCCATCTTCGGCAGAATGAAAGCTGAACGTGAACGTCAGGCCAAACAATACCGTTCGGAAGGGCAGGAAGCGTCGGCCAGGATCAAGGCTGAGGCTGACAAAGACCGGGCAATCATTCTGGCCGATGCGGACAAGCAAGCGGAAATAACTCGGGGTAAAGGTGACGCACAGGCAACGAAGATCTACGCCGATGCCTTGAGCCAGTCTCCCGACTTCTACGAGTTCGTCAGAAGCATGGAAGCATACCGAAAAAGTTTTACAAAAAACTCTCGGTTTATTTTAACACCAGAAAGTCCATTTTTGAAATACATTCAATAA
- the panB gene encoding 3-methyl-2-oxobutanoate hydroxymethyltransferase, whose amino-acid sequence MTDTKKRTSVDKAAPVTVPGIQAMKGTRKICCITAYDYSSGIIADTAGMDLILVGDSLAMVVLGHEDTLSVTVDEMIHHIRATSRGAKRALVVGDMPFMSYCTVDRALETGRRFIAEGHARAVKLEGGAPVAPQIKALTEAGIPVMAHVGLTPQHIAKFGGFKAQGKSAEATKTLIKDAQAVEAAGAFCVVLEAIPVEAAELITEAVSIPTIGIGAGNVTDGQILVYHDTLGLFDRFTPKFVRRFAELGEAAGSALTRYCEDVRRGTFPGDKNTLYMPDDQLTQLRKIKIKHKKK is encoded by the coding sequence ATGACTGATACCAAAAAGAGAACTTCCGTGGATAAGGCCGCTCCCGTCACTGTTCCTGGTATCCAGGCAATGAAGGGGACCCGCAAAATATGTTGCATAACCGCCTATGATTACTCATCAGGCATCATCGCGGACACAGCCGGTATGGACCTCATACTGGTGGGCGATTCGCTGGCCATGGTCGTCCTTGGCCATGAAGACACCCTGTCCGTGACCGTTGATGAAATGATCCACCATATCCGGGCGACCAGCCGAGGTGCCAAACGCGCACTGGTGGTGGGTGACATGCCCTTCATGTCGTATTGCACAGTAGACCGCGCCCTTGAAACCGGCAGACGATTCATTGCCGAAGGTCATGCCCGGGCCGTCAAACTCGAAGGCGGCGCACCGGTTGCCCCACAGATCAAGGCCCTCACTGAGGCAGGCATACCGGTCATGGCCCATGTCGGCTTGACCCCGCAACACATCGCCAAATTCGGTGGTTTCAAGGCCCAGGGCAAATCGGCCGAAGCAACAAAAACACTCATTAAAGACGCCCAGGCAGTGGAAGCCGCTGGTGCGTTCTGCGTTGTGCTTGAAGCCATCCCAGTGGAAGCCGCTGAACTCATCACTGAAGCTGTCTCAATTCCCACCATCGGCATCGGAGCGGGCAATGTGACGGACGGACAAATCCTTGTCTACCACGACACACTGGGCCTGTTTGACCGATTCACCCCCAAATTCGTCCGCCGCTTTGCCGAACTCGGTGAAGCCGCAGGCTCCGCGTTGACCCGATATTGTGAAGACGTGCGACGAGGCACCTTTCCGGGGGACAAAAACACTCTGTACATGCCTGACGATCAATTAACCCAACTGCGTAAAATAAAAATAAAACACAAGAAGAAGTAA
- a CDS encoding S24 family peptidase, translated as MPKKKRRCDEAQLKWFEEALERIKKATGARTQVQLAEVLDVRQSSISDAKRRCSIPADWFLKLYRSHGLDPDWLSEGVEPVYINADKAKVPADTLLRETPTPYGRMNSRGRVVPVSTMAGADKEAPEWEPKPIEELSVPESYCRPKLLVVKVDSASMEPVIARGGFVGIDRDQKEHPDGDLCAVYFPHQGLTIRRVFHQGDSFLLKADNEKYSDLTIPASEMNDRTVGRVIWVLQNLAPM; from the coding sequence ATGCCCAAAAAGAAAAGGAGATGCGATGAGGCGCAGCTCAAATGGTTCGAGGAAGCCCTCGAACGCATTAAAAAGGCGACCGGCGCCCGCACTCAGGTGCAATTAGCTGAAGTCCTCGACGTTCGCCAATCCAGCATCTCGGATGCAAAACGTCGGTGTTCCATTCCGGCTGACTGGTTCCTCAAACTGTATCGCAGCCATGGTCTCGACCCTGACTGGTTGTCCGAAGGTGTGGAACCTGTCTACATCAATGCGGACAAGGCCAAAGTGCCGGCAGACACCCTGCTTCGAGAGACTCCGACCCCGTATGGTCGCATGAACTCCCGTGGCCGTGTCGTGCCTGTTTCCACCATGGCCGGTGCGGACAAGGAAGCCCCCGAATGGGAACCCAAGCCAATTGAAGAGCTGTCTGTTCCCGAATCGTATTGCCGCCCCAAACTTTTGGTGGTCAAAGTGGATTCGGCCAGCATGGAGCCGGTCATCGCACGCGGTGGTTTTGTTGGTATTGATCGCGACCAGAAGGAACATCCTGATGGTGATTTGTGCGCGGTTTACTTCCCGCATCAGGGCCTGACCATCCGCCGGGTTTTCCATCAGGGAGACTCTTTCCTGCTCAAGGCAGACAATGAGAAATATTCCGATCTGACCATTCCGGCATCCGAAATGAACGATCGTACCGTCGGACGAGTCATCTGGGTTCTTCAGAATCTCGCCCCAATGTAA